The Frondihabitans peucedani genome segment CTACATCGTGTCGTGGCTCGACGACCGGCCGACCGGGCTCGTCGTCCGCACGGCCTCGACGACCCTCCGTCCCGGCATCGCCGCGATGTGCTCGCTCTGCCACTCGCCGCAGCCCGCCACGCAGGTGCGGCTCTTCACGGCACCGCGAGCCGGCGAGGCCGGCCTCAACGGCAACACCGTCGGCACCTACATCTGCGAAGACCTCGCGTGCTCGATCCTGATCCGGGTCGCACCGCCGCACCTCAACCCGCCCGAGCGAATCGCCGAGCGCGCGGCCGGGCTGCTCGCGCGGGTGCAGAACTTCACCGCCGACATCATGAAGACGGCGTAGGGCGCAGTCTCCGGCCTACCGCGTCACGCGTCACGCAGCGCGTCCCGTCAGGGGGTGACGCGGTGCGTGAGGGGTGACGCGGTGCGTGAGAGGTGACGCGATCCTGCGTCCGGCAGGTCAGGCGAGTCAGGAGAACGCGGCCGACGGGAGGTCCTTCTCGTCGGAGGCGACAGCACTCACGATCCTGGCGGCGACGGCGTCCGGATCGAGCCCGGCACCGAAGGCGGGCGCGACCCCGGCGACCGGGTGCTGCGAAAGCTCGGTGGAGGTGTGCCCGGGGCGGGCGTCGACGACGCGCACGCCGCCGCGCCGCAGCTCGCGACCCGCGGCCTGCATGAACGCGGCGAGCGCGGCCTTCGACGCCGAGTAGGCGGCCATCCCGGCTGTCGGCGCCTCGGACACCACGCCCGACAGGGTCACGACGAACGGCTTGCCGCCGCCCGCGGCCGACTCGAGCAGGGCAGGGGCCGCGGCCCGCAGGATGCGGATGGGCGCGAACGCGTTCGTCTCGAACAGCTCCGAGACCGTCTCGTCGTCGACCTCGACGGCCGGACCGAACGCGACGACACCGGCGGCCACGATCACGCCGTCGAGCCTGCCGTGGGCCTGGAGCGCAGCGGCCACGAGCGAGGCGGCTCCCTGCGGCTCACGCAGGTCGGCGAGGTACGCGCCTGGCCCGATGAGGCGCTCGGCGCTGCGGCCCGCGCGGACCACCGTCGCTCCCGCCCCTTCGAGCTGCGTCGCGATCCTGCCGCCCAGCCCGCCCGACGCCCCGACCACCAGCACCACCGCACCCGCGAGTTCTGTCATGCGGCCGACCGTACGCCATCGTCCTGGTGCTCCCGGAGGAGCAGGTCGCAGCAGCATCCTCCTCCCTAGGGCCGACGGCCTCCTCTCCCCAGTAGTCCCCTGGGACCAGGTTTCTCCACAGGGGCCTGTTTTCAGTGCGCGCTTGCAGGCTCGACGCGTAATTTCCTCCCAGACGTGAAAGGTTCTGCCATGAAAAAGTCATCTCTCCGCTGGGTCCCCGCAATCGCGATCCCAGCCGTCGTCATCGCCGGCGCAGTCGCCATCCCCCAGATGGCGTCCGCCGACGTCAAGCTGCCCTCCAAGTCGGCCGCGGGCATCGTCGCCTTCGCCGAGAAGAGCGTCGGCACCTCGTTCACGGGCAGCGTGACCGAGACCGCCGACCTCGGCCTCCCCGACCTGTCGTCGTTCAGCACGGGTGCCGGCTCGTCGTCCGGTTCCGACGTGCAAGACGCCCTGTCGCAGCTGACCGGCACACACAAGGCGAAGGTGTACGTCGACGGCACGACGAAGCAGCGCGTCCAGACGCTCGACGACCTCAAAGAGACCGACGTCATCCGCAACGGCCGGACGGTCTGGGCGTACGACTCCGAGAAGAAGACGGCTACCCGGCTGACCCTCCGAGACGCCAGCCACGACATGGACTGGCAGGTCGGCACGGGCAAGACGCCTCTGGCGACCGACGCGCCCACGACCCCCACCGAGGCCGCTCAGAAGGCTCTCGACGCGATCGGGAGGTACACGGCGGTCAAGGTCTCCGACAACGTCCGCGTCGCCGGCCAGAAGGCCTACCAGATCACCCTCACGCCGAAAGACGACACCACCCTCGTCGGCCGCGTCACCCTGGCCGTCGACGGCAAGACCGGCGTGCCGCTCCGGGTCGTCGTGAAGGCGAAGGGGCAGAGCGATCCTGCGTTCTCCGTCGCGTTCACCTCGATCTCGTACGACAAGCCGTCCGCCGACACGTTCACATTCACTCCGCCGAAGGGCACGAAGGTCGAGCAGGTCAAGGCGCCGCAGTACCAGCGCGACTTCAACACCGGCCTGACTCCCAAGTCTCTGAGCAAAGACAGCGCGATCGCCAAGGCCCGCGCCGAGGCGCAGCCCGTCGTCCTCGGCAGCGGATGGTCGACGATCGTCGGCGCGAAGCTCCCCTCCGGTGCTCTCTCGGGCGACTCGACCGGGATGCTCGACCAGGTCCTGACGAAGGTCGACGGCGGCCGTGTGCTGCAGACGGCGCTCGTCTCGGTCTACCTGACCGACGACGGCCACGTGTACGTCGGCGCCGTGAAGGCGTCGGCTCTCGAAGCCGCCGCCCAGAAGTGACCTCCAGCACCACGTGAGCCAGTCCCTCGCCATCGAGACGACCGCGCTGTCGAAGTCGTTCGGCCGCCAGAAGGCGGTCGCCGACCTCGACCTCGCGGTGCCGTCGGGCAGCGTCTTCGGGTTCCTCGGGCCGAACGGCTCGGGCAAGACCTCCACGATCCGGATGCTGCTGGGTCTGACGAAGGCCTCGAGCGGCGAGATCAGGATGCTCGGGCGGGCGATGCCGACCGGTCTCGCCCAGGTGCTCCCCCGCGTGGGAGCGCTCGTCGAGGGTCCGGCGTTCTACCCGTTCCTGTCAGGTCGCGCGAACCTCATGCGGCTCGACACCGCCGACCGCGGGGCGCCCGGCGCCACGCGCCAGGCCCGCGTCGACGCCGCGCTCGACCGGGTCGGCCTGACCCACGCCGCCTCCAAGAAGGCGCACGCCTACAGCCTCGGCATGAAGCAGCGGCTCGGCATCGCCGGCGCGCTCCTGATGCCGCGCGACCTCCTCATCCTCGACGAGCCCTCGAACGGCCTCGACCCCCAGGGCACCCGCGAGGTGCGGTCACTGATCGGCTCGCTGGCGGGCGAGGGCACCACCATCTTCGTCTCCAGCCACCTGCTGTCGGAGATCGAGCAGATGTGCTCGCACGTGGCCGTGATGAGCGCCGGGCGCCTGGTGGCGCAGGGCACCCTCGACGAGCTGCGACGCCAGGGCGTGCAGCGGGTCACCGTGTCGACGGTGGATGTCGACGAGGCGGCGCGCGTCCTCGTCGGTCTGGGCCTCGATCCTGCGGTCTCCGGCACCCAGGTCACCGCCGAGCTGTCGGCCGACTCGCCGCCGCCCGAGCGCCTCAACCGGCTGCTCGTCGAGAGCGGCGTCGGCGTGCGCGGATTCGCGGTCGCGGGCGCCAGCCTCGAAGACCGTTTCGTCGACCTGACCGGGGAGGGCTTCGATGTCGCAGGATGAAGCGGTGATCCGCTCGGACGCTCGGGCGACCGATCCCACCCGCGTCGGAGGGCTGGGGCTCGCGTTCCTCGGCTCGGAGCTGCGAGTCCTGTTCCGCCGCACCCGCACGATCGCCATGCTGGGCGCCCTCGCGGCGATCCCCGTGCTCCTCGCGGTCGCCGTGCGCGTCGCGACGGGCGGCGACTCCGGCCGAGGCCCGGCGTTCCTCGGAAGCATCACGCAGAACGGCCTCTTCGTCTCGCTGACGGCACTCGTGGTCGCTATCCCCCTGTTCCTGCCCCTGACCGTGGGCGTCGTCGCGGGCGACACCATCGCCGGCGAGGCAGGTCTCGGCACCCTCCGCTACCTCCTCGTGGCTCCGGCCGGGCGGGTGCGACTCCTGGTGATCAAGTACATCGGCGCCGCGGCCTTCTGTCTCGCCGGCACCCTCGTCATCGTGATCTTCGGCGCCATCATCGGCGCGCTGCTGTTCCCCGTCGGCCCGGTGACGCTGCTCTCCGGGCAGACGGTCGGCGTGCTCGACTACGCGGGCCGCATGCTGCTGATGGCCGTGTACGTGACCATCTCGCTCCTCGGGCTGAGCGCGATCGGCCTCTTCATCTCGACGCTGACATCCGTCCCCGTCGGGGCCATGGCCGCGACGATCGTGCTCTCGACGGTCGCCCAGATCCTCGGGCAGCTGCCGCAGCTGGCGTTCCTCCGGCCGTTCCTCTTCACCGACTACTGGCTCGGCTTCGCCGACTTCCTGAGGTCGCCGGTGTCGTTCGACAACTTCCAGGCGAACGCACTCCTGCAGCTCGGCTACATCGTCGTGTTCGGGTTCCTCGCCTACGGGCGGTTCACGACGA includes the following:
- a CDS encoding FBP domain-containing protein, with translation MKPLTEDDIRSSFVNALPGDLDRLPIPGLHEMIWSEREFLGWRDPQAHLRGYIVSWLDDRPTGLVVRTASTTLRPGIAAMCSLCHSPQPATQVRLFTAPRAGEAGLNGNTVGTYICEDLACSILIRVAPPHLNPPERIAERAAGLLARVQNFTADIMKTA
- a CDS encoding LolA family protein; protein product: MKKSSLRWVPAIAIPAVVIAGAVAIPQMASADVKLPSKSAAGIVAFAEKSVGTSFTGSVTETADLGLPDLSSFSTGAGSSSGSDVQDALSQLTGTHKAKVYVDGTTKQRVQTLDDLKETDVIRNGRTVWAYDSEKKTATRLTLRDASHDMDWQVGTGKTPLATDAPTTPTEAAQKALDAIGRYTAVKVSDNVRVAGQKAYQITLTPKDDTTLVGRVTLAVDGKTGVPLRVVVKAKGQSDPAFSVAFTSISYDKPSADTFTFTPPKGTKVEQVKAPQYQRDFNTGLTPKSLSKDSAIAKARAEAQPVVLGSGWSTIVGAKLPSGALSGDSTGMLDQVLTKVDGGRVLQTALVSVYLTDDGHVYVGAVKASALEAAAQK
- a CDS encoding ABC transporter ATP-binding protein — encoded protein: MSQSLAIETTALSKSFGRQKAVADLDLAVPSGSVFGFLGPNGSGKTSTIRMLLGLTKASSGEIRMLGRAMPTGLAQVLPRVGALVEGPAFYPFLSGRANLMRLDTADRGAPGATRQARVDAALDRVGLTHAASKKAHAYSLGMKQRLGIAGALLMPRDLLILDEPSNGLDPQGTREVRSLIGSLAGEGTTIFVSSHLLSEIEQMCSHVAVMSAGRLVAQGTLDELRRQGVQRVTVSTVDVDEAARVLVGLGLDPAVSGTQVTAELSADSPPPERLNRLLVESGVGVRGFAVAGASLEDRFVDLTGEGFDVAG
- a CDS encoding SDR family NAD(P)-dependent oxidoreductase: MTELAGAVVLVVGASGGLGGRIATQLEGAGATVVRAGRSAERLIGPGAYLADLREPQGAASLVAAALQAHGRLDGVIVAAGVVAFGPAVEVDDETVSELFETNAFAPIRILRAAAPALLESAAGGGKPFVVTLSGVVSEAPTAGMAAYSASKAALAAFMQAAGRELRRGGVRVVDARPGHTSTELSQHPVAGVAPAFGAGLDPDAVAARIVSAVASDEKDLPSAAFS
- a CDS encoding ABC transporter permease codes for the protein MSQDEAVIRSDARATDPTRVGGLGLAFLGSELRVLFRRTRTIAMLGALAAIPVLLAVAVRVATGGDSGRGPAFLGSITQNGLFVSLTALVVAIPLFLPLTVGVVAGDTIAGEAGLGTLRYLLVAPAGRVRLLVIKYIGAAAFCLAGTLVIVIFGAIIGALLFPVGPVTLLSGQTVGVLDYAGRMLLMAVYVTISLLGLSAIGLFISTLTSVPVGAMAATIVLSTVAQILGQLPQLAFLRPFLFTDYWLGFADFLRSPVSFDNFQANALLQLGYIVVFGFLAYGRFTTKDILS